A genomic segment from Salvia splendens isolate huo1 chromosome 13, SspV2, whole genome shotgun sequence encodes:
- the LOC121761690 gene encoding proline-rich receptor-like protein kinase PERK7: MSKAESSESPPPPPKADHHDAGEKAPPKVDHHDKAPPPPAAPPDDDDDDDECSSISSSPSYKSSKKPPKPEPTQPPPSQEMERSPSAYRIPPSVFERNKSSAAGDWSIASNDSLFSIHVGNMSFTNDQYMWGSDELTPPPPDTAGGDHMFSYPAHSSNEGVADMRSSELGLAEATMLEVIKENEGRSPPPRVPVPAEVRKARRSAGSNQSNMSFAFAVAGGETERIPSSIKSPEKTPVEPQQHDEPIEKEAQPPPSKWLCCCSCWPFPSS; this comes from the exons ATGAGTAAAGCGGAATCTAGtgaatcaccaccaccaccacccaaAGCCGACCACCACGATGCCGGAGAAAAAGCACCACCAAAAGTCGACCACCACGATAaagcaccaccaccaccagcagcACCTCCCgacgacgacgatgatgatgatgagtgCTCCTCCATCTCCTCTTCTCCTTCCTACAAATCCAGTAAAAAACCACCGAAGCCGGAGCCCACGCAGCCGCCCCCAAGTCAGGAGATGGAGCGCAGCCCCTCCGCCTACCGGATCCCGCCCTCCGTCTTCGAGCGCAACAAGTCGTCCGCCGCCGGGGACTGGAGCATCGCCTCAAACGACTCCCTCTTCAGCATCCACGTCGGCAACATGAGCTTCACCAACGATCAGTACATGTGGGGCTCCGACGAACTCACACCTCCGCCGCCGGACACCGCCGGAGGCGACCACATGTTCTCTTACCCCGCGCATTCGTCGAATGAAGGGGTGGCTGATATGAGGAGCAGCGAGCTCGGGCTCGCGGAGGCTACCATGCTGGAGGTGATCAAGGAGAACGAGGGGCGGAGTCCGCCCCCGCGGGTGCCGGTGCCGGCGGAGGTGCGAAAAGCGCGGCGTTCCGCGGGGAGCAACCAGAGCAACATGTCGTTCGCCTTTGCCGT AGCGGGAGGAGAGACAGAGAGGATACCTAGCTCAATCAAGTCGCCGGAGAAAACCCCAGTAGAGCCACAGCAGCACGATGAACCAATAGAAAAAGAGGCTCAACCACCTCCATCGAAATGGTTATGTTGTTGCTCGTGTTGGCCATTTCCTTCATCATGA
- the LOC121760320 gene encoding 60S ribosomal protein L44, with protein sequence MVNVPKTKKTYCKSKECKKHTLHKVTQYKKGKDSLAAQGKRRYDRKQSGYGGQTKPVFHKKAKTTKKIVLRLQCQGCKHVSQHPIKRCKHFEIGGDKKGKGTSLF encoded by the exons ATG GTGAACGTTCCAAAAACCAAGAAGACTTACTGCAAGTCGAAGGAGTGCAAGAAGCACACCTTGCACAAGGTCACTCAGTACAAGAAGGGGAAGGATAGCTTAGCTGCTCAGGGTAAGCGTCGTTATGACCGTAAGCAGTCGGGTTATGGTGGACAGACCAAGCCTGTCTTCCACAAGAAG GCTAAAACTACTAAGAAGATTGTGCTGAGGTTGCAATGCCAGGGTTGCAAACATGTTTCCCAGCACCCAATCAAG aGATGCAAGCACTTTGAAATCGGTGGAGATAAGAAGGGCAAGGGAACATCGctattctaa
- the LOC121759960 gene encoding replication protein A 70 kDa DNA-binding subunit B-like: MTRTVTPDAISVILANPCLDSSSDLPEIVVQVVDLKPTGNKYMFMASDGKMMVRALLQSTLASQVTSGNIQNLGLIRVLDYTLNDIPTKNEKFLIVSKCEVVSSALEAEYKADVKVEDSGNSLKQNQEMDADVKTESPGIVFKPKQEVVTKSAAQIVHDQHGNTAPAARMAMTRRVHPLVSLNPYQGNWTIKVRVTSKGNMRTYRNARGEGCVFNVELTDEDGTQIQATMFNDAAKKFFDKFQMGKVYYISKGTLKVANKQFKTVQNDYEMTLNENSEVEEASNEATFIPETKFSFTPIDELGPFVNGRELVDVIGVVQSVSPTMSIRRKSNNETIPKRDIVIADETKKTVVVSLWKDLATSVGQELLDMADKSPVVAIKSLKVGEFQGVSLSALSKSIVLVDPDTPEAKKLRSWYDSEGKDTSLAAIGNDSSLSNRNGARSMYTDRVTLSHITSNLSLGEDKPVYFSIKAYVSTIKPDQAMWYRACKTCSKKVTEAVGSGYWCEGCQKNEDGCSLRYIMALKVSDASGEAFVSVFNEQAEKMIGCTADELNEIKLHDGEATYQKKLKEATWVPHLFRVSVAQNEYNNEKRQRITVRAVAPIDYAAESKYLIEEMTKIKVSN, encoded by the exons ATGACTAGAACTGTAACCCCAGATGCAATTTCTGTTATTCTAGCAAACCCATGCCTGGATTCCTCTTCCGATTTGCCGGAAATCGTTGTACAAGTGGTCGATCTCAAGCCCACCGGCAACAAATACAT GTTCATGGCGAGTGATGGCAAAATGATGGTGAGGGCTCTGTTGCAGTCGACTCTAGCGTCTCAAGTGACATCTGGGAACATCCAGAATTTGGGGCTTATTCGCGTGCTTGACTACACTCTCAATGACATCCCAACCAAGAATGAAAA GTTCTTGATTGTGTCCAAGTGTGAGGTTGTGTCATCTGCGCTTGAGGCTGAGTATAAGGCTGATGTTAAGGTTGAGGATAGTGGGAATTCTTTGAAACAGAACCAGGAAATGGATGCTGATGTGAAAACTGAGTCTCCTGGTATAGTGTTCAAGCCAAAACAAGAAGTTGTGACTAAATCTGCTGCTCAAATTGTTCATGACCAGCATGGAAA TACGGCACCAGCTGCCCGAATGGCGATGACACGGCGAGTCCATCCACTTGTTTCTTTGAATCCTTATCAAGGAAACTGGACAATTAAAGTCCGGGTCACGAGCAAGGGAAACATGCGGACTTACAGGAATGCTAGAGGAGAAGGCTGTGTATTTAATGTAGAGTTGACAGATGAAGAT GGCACTCAAATACAAGCAACCATGTTTAATGATGCTGCGAAGAAATTCTTTGACAAGTTTCAGATGGGGAAGGTTTACTACATATCAAAGGGAACCTTGAAAGTggcaaacaagcaatttaaAACTGTGCAAAATGATTATGAGATGACCTTAAATGAAAATTCAGAAGTGGAAGAAGCCAGCAATGAGGCAACCTTTATTCCCGAAACAAAATTCAGTTTCACTCCAATTGATGAGTTGGGTCCATTTGTCAATGGAAGGGAACTTGTTG ATGTTATTGGCGTGGTTCAGAGCGTGTCTCCTACAATGAGCATTAGAAGGAAGAGCAACAATGAAACTATCCCAAAGCGTGATATAGTTATTGCTGATGAGAC GAAGAAAACTGTGGTGGTGTCTCTATGGAAAGATCTTGCCACAAGTGTTGGGCAAGAACTTCTTGATATGGCTGATAAATCTCCTGTAGTTGCTATAAAATCTCTCAAAGTTGGTGAATTTCAAG GTGTATCACTATCGGCACTGAGTAAAAGTATTGTATTAGTTGACCCTGACACACCAGAAGCCAAAAAGCTGAGATCTTG GTATGATTCTGAAGGCAAAGACACTTCTTTGGCTGCTATTGGTAATGACTCAAGCCTGTCCAACAGAAATGGAGCTCGCTCCATGTACACTGACAGAGTTACCTTATCTCATATCACCAGTAACCTTTCCTTGGGAGAGGACAAG CCTGTATACTTCTCCATCAAAGCATATGTTAGCACCATCAAACCTGATCAAGCAATGTGGTATCGTGCTTGCAAGACCTGCTCCAAGAAGGTTACTGAAGCCGTGGGATCTGGCTACTGGTGTGAAGGGTGCCAGAAAAATGAAGACGGCTGCAGTTTGAG ATACATAATGGCATTGAAGGTCTCTGATGCAAGTGGTGAAGCGTTTGTTTCAGTTTTCAATGAGCAAGCGGAGAAAATGATTGGATGCACAGCTGATGAGCTGAATGAGATAAAACTTCAT GATGGAGAGGCTACTTATCAGAAGAAACTGAAGGAGGCAACATGGGTTCCTCACCTTTTCCGTGTCAGCGTCGCTCAAAATGAGTACAACAATGAGAAGAGACAGAGGATAACCGTCAGAGCTGTTGCCCCAATTGATTATGCAGCTGAATCCAAGTATCTGATTGAAGAAATGACAAAGATCAAAGTATCTAACTAG